The genomic region GCACTTCGTGAACGCCGTCATCGATGCGCCCTCCTTCGCGCGCATTACATCCTCGATCGACGCGGCGAAAGCCTCGGGGGTCGTCGAGGTACTCCATGGCGGAGGGTACGACGACCGCGAGGGGTATTTCATCGAACCCACCATCCTCCGTACGACAGATCCCTCGTACACGACGATGTGCGAGGAGCTTTTCGGCCCTGTCGTCACCCTCTACGTCTTCGACGACGCCGATTTCGACGCGACGCTGGAACTGGTGGATCGAACATCACCCTATGCCCTGACCGGGGCTATCTTCGCACGCGACCGCGCAGTGATCCGCCAGGCGCTTGACGCACTGTCCGACGCCGCCGGCAACTTCTACATCAACGACAAGCCGACAGGCGCCGTCGTGGGTCAGCAGCCGTTTGGGGGCGCCCGCGGCAGCGGCACTAACGACAAAGCCGGCGCCTATCAGAACCTGCTGCGCTGGGTGTCCACCCGGACCATCAAGGAGACGTTCGTCCCACCCCATCATTTTGGATATCCTTTTCTCGGCAGGGAGTAATCCATCAGGCGCGGTATCGTGTAGTCCATTTGCGCCAAAACGAGGGGGGAAGTCGGCCCGATGGCGCAACGGCTCATCGGCCTGCATGCGTACTATAGGGGCCGACCTTTTTTGTGCCCTGGCGTCCAGTGGCATCCTATGCCTTACGCGTGGATATGGAAGTACGCAGTTCCTCCTCGGATGAGTTAAACGCCCTGATTTCGTTGCTCGACGATCCCGATCGTCAGGTACAGCTCGCTGTACAGGATCGGCTGCGCGAACTGGGCCGTGGCGCATTTCCAGACCTCCGGAGGGCGCAATGCGTGGCGGAGGGTGCCTTGCGATCACAGCTTGGCGTGCTGCTCCATGAGTTACACTTTACCGACATCGCGCGGCGCTGGCGTCAATTGATGGACTCCAGCGCACCCGATGTTGAAGCCGGCGCGCTGCTGCTGGCGCAGCACCGATACCCCGACCTCGATCTTGCGGCGCTGATCGGCCGGCTGGATGGGATGGCCGAGGCGATTCGTACACGCGTCGAGGCGGCCAAGGGCGTCGGCCGCGCATTTGTTCTGAGCACGTACTTGTGCAATGAGCTCGGTTATGAGGGTAATCACGAGCGCTACAGCGACCCCAAAAATAGTTATCTGAATTGTGTGATCGAAAGCAGGCGCGGGATACCCGTGAGCCTGTGCACGCTTTTCCTCCTCCTGGGCCGGCGGCTGGGGCTACCGGTATTCGGCGTCAATATGCCGGCGCATTTCCTGGTGAAATATGAGGACGAACGCCACGAAGTTTTTTTCGATATATTCAACGGTGGCAATCCGATTCAAAAAGAACAGTGCGTTCAGTTCCTTCTCAAGGCCGGCCTCACGCCCAAACCGCGGTACTTTAAAGCGGCCAGCGGCCAGACCATCCTCATCCGCATGGTCTGTAATCTGTTGGCGCTGCCCCGCGAAGAAACACGCGGCACGTTCCTTACCGAACTAACCCACCTGGTCGAGCCCTGGAAGCCGAACACGAACGTGCTTTAGCCGTATCGCCCGTGCTCTCTTCCCCACCCCCCCTACCCTTTCGGTACCAAAGCGTTCGGTATCCGGAGCGAAACTCCCCGGCAGATCTGCTCAGCCTGGAGCTGTTTCAGCCCCTGATGGTGTGTATGGCGCCCGTCCTCCTGGCCTGCCTGATGACCATGTTGCTGGGCCGTCCCGTACTTGAACTCGCCCTCTGGGGGACCGGCGTGGCGCTCGCCGGCTCTATGTCTTGGACCTGGTTTCAACTCAACAAGCGTATCGTGGAAATCCGCTTCCAGGAAGGCAGAGTGGCCATGGTCTCCGCCTGGAAATCCGCCCAGAGCACCCCTCGCCTCGCCTGGGAGCGCGCCCTCGATCTACGCATCAACGAAAACGGTGCGCGTGCCATTATAGGTCATACGACCTACGACCTCACCCATGCGGATTGGTCCAGGCTCGACGAGATCGTCGCCCATCTCCGCGCGACCCAGCCCTGACGCCAGATTCCGGACACGGAACGCGACGGTATGAGGGTGGAGTAGCTAAAGGCGGTAGTACCTGTAGCGTCTTGCGGGGGGCATATGCGTCAAAAGCTGATGCCTCATGGTAGCATTTCTATGCCCCATGTCTCGAATTTCGAGGTACGTTTAACCCATACATGCCGGCGCCAGTTTGGTGGGATTCTTGCATAACGGGTTGATTATCGTTTGATGTGTTTCATCGCCGGCGACGCACGTCGACTTTCCATCGCGTTTTCCTTGCGTCGACCCCGAATTTATCCTTCTGGCACCCGA from Rhodothermales bacterium harbors:
- a CDS encoding transglutaminase-like domain-containing protein; this encodes MEVRSSSSDELNALISLLDDPDRQVQLAVQDRLRELGRGAFPDLRRAQCVAEGALRSQLGVLLHELHFTDIARRWRQLMDSSAPDVEAGALLLAQHRYPDLDLAALIGRLDGMAEAIRTRVEAAKGVGRAFVLSTYLCNELGYEGNHERYSDPKNSYLNCVIESRRGIPVSLCTLFLLLGRRLGLPVFGVNMPAHFLVKYEDERHEVFFDIFNGGNPIQKEQCVQFLLKAGLTPKPRYFKAASGQTILIRMVCNLLALPREETRGTFLTELTHLVEPWKPNTNVL